The following are from one region of the Poecilia reticulata strain Guanapo linkage group LG7, Guppy_female_1.0+MT, whole genome shotgun sequence genome:
- the brpf1 gene encoding peregrin yields the protein MGLDFDVKTFCHNLRATKPPYECPVETCRKVYKSYSGIEYHLYHYDHDNPTPAPAVPQKKRKGRPPRASLTASGDPDDMGGSGGGGPSPEANAPGSPNRSDHSHSPGRETMTYAQAQRMVELEIQGRIHRISIFENIDVVSEEDSDAEDAPPSGAGSFGGGVCNGSDSGAGGSEVGGSGKDRSDIPSSNGGKATPKTGKHKSKDKKKDGSSHHHNPQSGLAVKLPEAVFRELDQERPDAPARTLSYYRYIEKSVEELDEEVEYDMDEEDYIWLGIMNDKRRRDGVTPIPQEVFEYLMDRLEKESYFESHNKADPSTLIDEDAVCCICNDGECQNSNVILFCDMCNLAVHQECYGVPYIPEGQWLCRRCLQSPSRAVDCALCPNKGGAFKQTDDGRWAHVVCALWIPEVCFANTVFLEPIDSIEHIPAARWKLTCYICKQRGSGACIQCHKANCYTAFHVTCAQQAGLYMKMEPVRETGANGTSFSVRKTAYCDIHTPPGSARPLAGVGGASMGSSNSEGELEDDDEPVLGQDEDSKGWSSERAKRAKAKSRLKMKRARKILAERRAAAPVVSVPCIPPHRLSKITSNLTVPRKSQFMQRLHSYWTLKRQSRNGVPLLRRLQTHLPSQRHVEPHPPQPAAQLPPRDTEEKQTALKEQLKAWQRLRHDLERARLLVELIRKREKLKRETIKVQQMALEMQLTPFLVLLRSTLEQLQERDTNNFFTEPVPLEEVPDYLEHIDTPMDFQTMWNLLESHRYLTFEAFEADFGLIVNNCLKYNAKDTVFYRAALRLREMGAVVLRAARRQAERIGFDYESGMHLHRDSSPESQREPERDRDRDRERDREQDRDRDRPLSSNEDDLLLPENRRRLPLDEQLHYLQARLDEVNSGKHSIGQSRRAKALKKEISVIRRKLAHQREMGSLMGGRESAGDRSSSLPHHSSSAGHHDEGGESSSQEIGGKAPEVGRRTSVLFSKKNQKMAGPPKRPGRPPKNRDMGYAGPGVSQSPIGPPQLPLLSSSRPRKRPRTPHSTSSSDSDSDDLLPGLPSNGFDTGNQPVTESFRVYRNEPRLPRSSSDSESTTSSSSSAASDRTSTTPSKQGRGKASFSRSTFHEDSSEETSGTENDSYSVGGSRSVSHLVRGRDRSGCWMTSDDYSSLEALDLVWAKCRGYPSYPALIIDPKMPREGVFHRGVPIPVPPLDVLKLGEQMTQEAREHLFLVLFFDNKRTWQWLPRSKLVPLGVDQELDKEKMLEGRKSNIRKSVSVAYSRAMQHRSKVQGDPSSETSDSD from the exons ATGGGACTAGATTTTGATGTGAAGACATTCTGTCATAATCTTCGGGCCACAAAGCCGCCGTATGAGTGTCCAGTGGAGACTTGTCGTAAGGTTTACAAGAGTTACAGCGGCATAGAGTATCACCTCTACCACTATGACCATGACAACCCAACTCCTGCTCCCGCTGTGCcccagaagaagaggaagggcCGCCCTCCTCGTGCCTCGCTGACCGCCTCGGGGGACCCGGACGACATGGGAGGCAGCGGAGGTGGAGGACCTAGTCCTGAAGCAAACGCACCTGGGAGCCCCAACCGGTCAGACCATTCTCACTCCCCTGGCAGGGAGACGATGACCTACGCTCAGGCGCAGCGCATGGTGGAGCTGGAGATTCAGGGACGCATTCACCGCATCAGTATCTTTGAGAACATTGATGTGGTGTCCGAGGAAGACAGCGATGCCGAGGACGCACCGCCGTCTGGCGCAGGCAGTTTTGGAGGAGGGGTTTGTAACGGCAGTGACAGTGGGGCCGGGGGCAGTGAAGTCGGAGGAAGCGGGAAGGACCGCTCTGATATCCCGTCCTCTAACGGCGGTAAAGCCACGCCAAAGACCGGGAAGCACAAAAGTAAAGATAAGAAGAAGGACGGTTCATCTCACCATCACAACCCGCAGTCCGGTCTTGCTGTCAAGCTTCCAGAAGCAGTGTTTAGAGAACTGGACCAAGAAAGACCTGACGCCCCTGCTCGGACTTTATCCTACTACAG GTACATTGAGAAGTCTGTGGAAGAGCTGGACGAAGAGGTTGAGTACGACATGGACGAGGAGGACTACATCTGGCTCGGCATCATGAACGACAAACGGCGACGTGACGGAGTGACACCGATCCCTCAGGAGGTCTTTGAATACCTCATGGACCGCTTAGAAAAGGAGTCCTACTTTGAGAGCCACAACAAG GCAGACCCCAGTACGCTGATCGACGAGGACGCCGTCTGCTGCATCTGCAATGACGGCGAGTGTCAGAACAGCAACGTCATCCTATTCTGTGACATGTGCAACCTGGCGGTGCACCAGGAGTGCTACGGCGTTCCCTACATCCCAGAGGGTCAGTGGTTGTGTCGGCGATGCCTGCAGTCGCCGAGCAGAGCGGTGGACTGTGCTCTGTGTCCTAATAAGGGCGGGGCTTTCAAACAGACGGATGACGGGCGCTGGGCTCATGTAGTCTGTGCGCTTTGGATTCCGGAG GTCTGCTTTGCAAACACGGTCTTTCTGGAGCCTATCGACAGCATCGAGCACATCCCTGCCGCCCGCTGGAAGCTCACCTGCTATATCTGCAAGCAGCGTGGCTCAGGCGCCTGCATCCAGTGTCACAAAGCCAACTGTTACACAGCCTTCCACGTCACCTGTGCCCAGCAGGCAGGCCTCTACATGAAGATGGAGCCGGTCAGAGAAACGGGGGCTAACGGCACGTCGTTCAGCGTGCGCAAGACGGCGTACTGCGACATCCACACGCCGCCGGGGTCGGCCAGGCCTCTCGCTGGAGTGGGCGGGGCCAGCATGGGCTCGTCCAACAGCGAAGGGGAGCTGGAGGATGACGACGAGCCCGTCCTCGGCCAGGACGAGGACTCCAAGGGCTGGAGCTCTGAGCGGGCAAAGAGGGCGAAGGCCAAATCCAGGCTGAAGATGAAGAGAGCGAGGAAGATCCTGGCAGAGAGGAGAGCTGCTGCACCAGTGGTGTCTGTGCCCTGCATACCTCCCCACAG ACTCAGCAAAATCACAAGTAATCTGACGGTGCCCAGGAAGAGTCAGTTCATGCAACGACTCCACAGCTACTGGACGCTGAAGAGGCAAAGTCGAAACGGCGTTCCTCTTCTGCGGCGGCTCCAGACCCACCTGCCATCTCAGCGCCACGTGGAGCCACATCCACCGCAGCCCGCAGCGCAGCTTCCCCCT AGGGACACCGAGGAGAAGCAGACAGCCTTAAAGGAGCAGCTGAAAGCCTGGCAGAGACTGAGACACGACCTGGAGAGAGCCAGGCTGCTGGTGGAGCTCATCCGCAAGAGGGAGAAACTCAAGAGGGAGACG ATTAAAGTGCAGCAGATGGCGCTGGAGATGCAGCTCACTCCCTTCCTGGTGCTTCTCAGGAGTACGTTGGAGCAGTTACAggaaagagacacaaacaacTTTTTCACTGAGCCTGTTCCCCTCGAAGAG GTGCCGGACTACCTGGAGCACATTGACACTCCTATGGACTTCCAGACCATGTGGAACCTGCTGGAGTCCCATCGCTACCTCACGTTCGAGGCCTTCGAGGCCGACTTTGGCCTCATTGTCAACAACTGCCTCAAGTACAACGCCAAGGACACAGTGTTTTACCGAGCCGCCCTGCGGCTCAGGGAGATGGGTGCCGTCGTCCTCAGAGCAGCCAGGCGCCAGGCCGAACGGATCGGCTTTGATTATGAGTCGGGCATGCATCTTCATCGAGACTCGAGCCCAGAAAGCCAACGTGAGccggagagagacagagacagagaccgAGAGCGGGACAGGGAAcaggacagagacagagacagacctTTGTCCTCTAATGAAGATG ACTTGCTGCTGCCAGAGAACAGGCGACGGCTGCCGCTGGACGAGCAGCTGCATTACCTGCAGGCGCGCCTTGATGAGGTCAACTCAGGGAAGCACAGCATCGGCCAGTCTCGCAGGGCCAAAGCCCTGAAGAAGGAGATCAGTGTGATCCGGAGGAAGCTGGCGCACCAGCGGGAGATGGGCTCCCTCATGGGGGGCCGTGAGTCAGCGGGGGATCGCAGTTCTTCTCTCCCGCATCACTCTTCATCTGCAGGACACCATGACGAGGGGGGAGAGAGCAGCAGCCAGGAGATTGGAGGAAAGG CTCCCGAGGTTGGCCGGCGGACATCTGTGCTTTTCTCCAAGAAGAACCAAAAAATGGCCGGACCTCCCAAAAGACCGGGGCGCCCGCCGAAGAACCGAGACATGGGCTACGCCGGGCCAGGGGTGAGCCAGAGCCCCATCGGGCCCCCGCAGCTGCCCCTGCTGTCCAGCAGCAGGCCCAGGAAGAGACCCCGCACCCCGCACAGCACCTCCAGCTCCGACAGCGACAGCGATGACCTCCTGCCAG GTTTACCGAGCAACGGCTTCGATACAGGAAACCAGCCTGTGACTGAAAGCTTCCGTGTGTACAGAAACGAGCCTCGTCTGCCTCGATCCAGCTCCGACTCCGAGTCcacaaccagcagcagcagcagcgccgctTCTGACAGGACCAG CACTACGCCCTCAAAGCAAGGCAGAGGAAAGGCGTCGTTCTCTCGTTCCACCTTCCATGAGGACAGCAGTGAGGAAACGTCGGGCACAGAAAATGATTCCTACTCAGTTGGAGGATCACGGAGCGTTTCACACT TGGTGCGTGGCCGGGACCGGTCAGGATGCTGGATGACGTCTGACGACTACTCCTCTCTGGAAGCTCTGGATCTGGTCTGGGCCAAGTGCAGAGGCTATCCTTCGTATCCTGCTCTG ATCATCGACCCAAAGATGCCCAGGGAGGGCGTGTTCCACCGCGGGGTCCCAATACCCGTACCGCCTTTAGACGTGCTGAAACTCGGGGAGCAAATGACCCAAGAAGCCCGGGAGCACCTGTTCCTCGTCCTCTTCTTCGACAACAAAAGAACCTG GCAGTGGCTGCCACGATCCAAGCTGGTGCCGCTTGGTGTGGACCAAGAACTTGACAAGGAGAAGATGCTTGAGGGCAGGAAATCCAACATTCGTAAATCCGTTTCGGTGGCCTACAGTCGTGCCATGCAACACCGGAGCAAAGTCCAGGGAGACCCCAGCAGCGAAACCAGCGACAGTGACTGA